The genomic window AAAACTCCAGGGTAGCGTCTCATCGTGGCTTCTTGTACGGATGGCGTAAAAATCCGGGTCCACACCGGTTTTCTTAAAAGATTGCAGCCATAAATCAAAATTGAAGTATTCATTCCATCCGTCAAACTTAAGCCCCGACTTCCATGCTTCATATATGGCCTCCGACAACCTCCTGTCTCCTCTTGCGAAGACCGCTTCAAGGTATCCCATCTGAAATGAGTGAAAATCCAGTTCAATCATCCTGGATTTCATCTGCTTCCTTAACTGGTATTTCTTTTTATTCAGGGAGTCTATGCTTTCCATGGCCTGCCATTGAAAAGGTGTATGTGGCCGCGGCACGAACGCGTTAATACTTGCGGTAACATGAGCGTCTTTCTTATCTATTTCACGCCTTGAATTAGAAATTTTGTAAAGAAGCTCTGTCATCGCGACAAGGTCCTCTTCTTTTTCTGTGGGCAGCCCTATCATAAAATACAGTTTCACTTTTCGCCAACCCGCTTTAAAAGATTCTCTAAGCGCTGATAATAGTTTTTCTATATCTATATTTTTATTTATGGCTTTTCTTAAACATTCGCTTCCGGCCTCCGGGGCGAATGTGAGGCCCGACTTTTTCACCTGCGCTATCAGGACGGGCAGCTTATTCAGCGTGTCTTCTATCCTTAGGGATGGTACGGATATCGACACAGCCTTATCTTTAAATATTTCATTTAAGCCTTCGATTATCTCTTTAATCCCGGAATGGTCACCACTCGATAGAGATAAAAGTGATATCTCCTCGTAGCCTGTATTAGCGTATGTTTCGCGCGCAAGCTCAAGAACCTTCTCTTTCGATCTTTCACGGCGGGGCCTGTATGTTGTGCCGGCCTGGCAAAACTTGCATACATGCTTGCATCCGCGCATTATCTCGAGCATTATACGGTCATGAACTATCTGTATATGCGGAACTATCTGATCCGTGGGATAAAAAGAATCATCCAAATCTTCTATAAGGGCTTTGCGAACTTTCTGGGGCACGCCTTCATGCTTAGGTAAAAAACTTTTTATTGTACAGTCATCGTTATATTTAACTTCGTATAGTGACGGCACATAAACACCCTGTATTTTTGCGAGCTCACGCAATATTTGCTTACG from Candidatus Omnitrophota bacterium includes these protein-coding regions:
- a CDS encoding TIGR03960 family B12-binding radical SAM protein; this translates as MGNLNELLLTVRKPARYIGGEWNSVKKEWTPDKVKVLLAFPEVYEVGMSYLGLKILYGILNKRDDCLAERVFSPWPDFEKVLRDNNISLFSLESRRPIKEFDIIGFSLAYELNYTNVLNLIGLGNIPLRSSERSDGDPLIIAGGPASFNPEPMAEFIDAFVIGDGEGAIGEIVEAYKAGAGGRKQILRELAKIQGVYVPSLYEVKYNDDCTIKSFLPKHEGVPQKVRKALIEDLDDSFYPTDQIVPHIQIVHDRIMLEIMRGCKHVCKFCQAGTTYRPRRERSKEKVLELARETYANTGYEEISLLSLSSGDHSGIKEIIEGLNEIFKDKAVSISVPSLRIEDTLNKLPVLIAQVKKSGLTFAPEAGSECLRKAINKNIDIEKLLSALRESFKAGWRKVKLYFMIGLPTEKEEDLVAMTELLYKISNSRREIDKKDAHVTASINAFVPRPHTPFQWQAMESIDSLNKKKYQLRKQMKSRMIELDFHSFQMGYLEAVFARGDRRLSEAIYEAWKSGLKFDGWNEYFNFDLWLQSFKKTGVDPDFYAIRTRSHDETLPWSFIDIGAGLTTVHS